The Raphanus sativus cultivar WK10039 chromosome 2, ASM80110v3, whole genome shotgun sequence genome includes a region encoding these proteins:
- the LOC108840104 gene encoding protein STRUBBELIG-RECEPTOR FAMILY 8 yields MWMQVLTTIPNTHFSACDHRHTHTMATGDRAMLLVLLLLFTVISVVRCVTDPSDVHALQVLYTSLNSPSQLTNWNNGGGDPCGESWKGITCEGSAVFSIDISDLGVSGTLGYLLSDLMSLRKLDVSGNSIHDTLPYQLPPNLTSLNLARNNLSGNLPYSISAMASLSYMNVSGNSLSMSIGDIFAGQKSLSTLDLSHNNFSGDLPSSLSTLSQLSLLYVQNNQLTGTIDVLSGLPLTTLNVANNHFNGSIPKELSSIKTLIYDGNSFDNAPPASPQPERPGKKGKPSSSGSKKPKNIPDAKDKSSSESSSDDKGLSGGVVTGIVFGSLFVAGIVALVLYLCFHKKKKRKVGESTRAAGSHRSLPLSVIPEVQEQRVKSVAHSKSSSPAPDKVTVDKVMKSGSISRMRSPITASQYTVSSLQVATNSFSQENIIGEGSLGRVYRAEFPNGKVMAVKKIDNAALSLQEEDNFLEAVSNMSRLSHPNIVPLAGYCTEHGQRLLVYEYVGNGNLDDMLHLNDDRSMALTWNARVKVALGTAKALEYLHEVCLPSIVHRNFKSANILLDEELNPHLSDSGLAALNPNTERQVSTQVVGSFGYSAPEFALSGIYTVKSDVYTFGVVMLELLTGRKPLDSSRTRAEQSLVRWATPQLHDIDALSKMVDPSLNGMYPAKSLSRFADIIALCIQPEPEFRPPMSEVVQQLVRLVQRASVVKRRSSEDTGFSYRTPEHEHMDISF; encoded by the exons ATGTGGATGCAAGTTCTAACCACTATCCCCAACACCCACT TCTCCGCATGTGATCAccgacacacacacacaatggCTACCGGAGATAGAGCTATGCTTCTCGTTTTGCTTCTACTCTTCACTGTGATCTCTGTTGTTCGTTGTGTTACTGATCCATCTGATG TTCATGCCCTTCAAGTTTTGTATACTTCACTAAATAGTCCTTCACAGCTAACCAATTGGAACAATGGAGGTGGTGATCCATGTGGAGAGTCATGGAAAGGGATCACTTGTGAGGGCTCAGCAGTTTTCTCTAT AGATATATCGGATCTAGGAGTCTCTGGCACTCTTGGATACTTGCTCTCAGACCTTATGTCACTCAGAAAACT GGATGTTAGTGGGAACAGCATCCATGACACACTTCCATATCAATTGCCACCGAATCTCACAAGCCT AAACTTGGCGAGAAACAACCTAAGTGGAAACCTTCCCTACTCCATATCTGCTATGGCATCTCTTTCTTACAT GAATGTAAGTGGTAATTCACTTTCCATGTCGATAGGAGATATATTTGCCGGTCAGAAGTCACTTTCTACATT GGACCTTTCTCATAATAACTTCAGTGGCGATCTTCCTAGTTCCTTGAGTACACTGTCTCAACTTTCTCTTCT TTATGTCCAGAACAATCAGTTGACAGGTACCATCGATGTACTCTCCGGTTTGCCTTTGACAACTCT GAACGTTGCAAACAACCACTTCAATGGATCCATACCTAAGGAGCTTAGCTCTATCAAGACCTTAAT ATATGATGGTAACTCCTTTGATAACGCTCCTCCTGCATCTCCTCAACCAGAAAGACCAGGCAAAAAGGGGaaaccttcttcttctggttCCAAGAAACCCAAAAACATCCCTGACGCTAAAGACAAGTCTTCTTCTGAATCTTCTTCTGACGACAAGGGTTTGTCTGGTGGAGTGGTCACCGGCATAGTCTTCGGTTCTCTGTTCGTTGCTGGTATCGTAGCACTTGTTCTTTACTTGTGCTttcacaagaagaagaaaaggaaagttggaGAAAGCACAAGAGCTGCTGGTTCTCACAGAAGTCTACCACTCAGTGTAATACCTGAAGTGCAAGAGCAGAGAGTTAAAAGTGTTGCACACTCCAAGTCATCTTCACCTGCACCAGATAAAGTAACGGTCGATAAGGTTATGAAAAGCGGGTCTATAAGCAGAATGAGATCTCCCATCACTGCTTCGCAGTACACCGTTTCATCTCTTCAAGTAGCGACGAACAGCTTTAGCCAAGAGAACATCATCGGCGAAGGCTCTCTAGGACGTGTCTACAGAGCAGAGTTCCCCAACGGGAAGGTAATGGCGGTTAAGAAGATTGATAACGCAGCGCTCTCGttacaagaagaagataattTCTTGGAAGCCGTTTCGAACATGTCGCGTTTGAGTCATCCGAACATTGTTCCCTTGGCTGGATACTGCACCGAGCACGGCCAGCGTCTTCTGGTGTATGAGTACGTTGGGAATGGGAATCTAGATGATATGCTGCATTTGAATGATGATAGGAGCATGGCTTTGACTTGGAATGCTCGTGTTAAAGTTGCACTTGGAACTGCCAAGGCTTTAGA GTACTTGCACGAAGTTTGCTTGCCTTCCATTGTACATAGAAACTTCAAGTCAGCGAATATATTGCTAGATGAAGAACTTAATCCTCACTTATCAGACAGTGGTTTAGCTGCTTTAAACCCCAACACTGAGAGACAG GTTTCAACTCAAGTGGTGGGTTCGTTTGGATACAGTGCTCCAGAGTTTGCATTGTCAGGAATCTATACTGTGAAAAGTGATGTGTACACTTTTGGAGTGGTCATGCTTGAGCTCTTAACTGGTCGGAAGCCTCTTGACAG CTCGAGAACGAGAGCAGAGCAGTCACTAGTGAGATGGGCTACACCGCAGCTTCACGATATAGATGCTTTGTCTAAAATGGTCGATCCTTCTCTTAATGGCATGTATCCAGCTAAGTCACTCTCTCGTTTTGCGGATATCATTGCTCTCTGTATTCAG CCGGAACCAGAGTTCAGGCCTCCAATGTCAGAGGTGGTGCAGCAGCTAGTGAGATTGGTTCAACGGGCAAGTGTAGTCAAAAGAAGATCAAGTGAGGACACTGGATTTTCTTACAGGACACCTGAGCATGAGCACATGGATATCTCTTTCTGA
- the LOC108840105 gene encoding chromatin remodeling protein EBS, protein MAKTRPGVPSKIKTGRKELDSYTIKGTNKVVRAGECVLMRPSDAGKPPYVARVEKIEADARNNVKVHCRWYYRPEESLGGRRQFHGAKELFLSDHFDVQSGHTIEGKCIVHTFKNYTRLENVGAEDYYCRFEYKAATGAFTPDRVAVYCKCEMPYNPDDLMVQCEGCKDWYHPGCVGMTIEEAKKLDHFVCAECSSDDDVKKSRNGFAESPADDVKVETKRRKR, encoded by the exons ATGGCGAAAACTCGACCTGGTGTCCCCTCCAAAATCAAAACCGGAAGGAAGGAGCTTGACTCTTATACCATCAAAGGAACCAACAAAGTCGTCAGAG CTGGAGAGTGTGTGTTGATGCGCCCATCGGATGCTGGCAAGCCGCCATACGTGGCACGTGTCGAGAAGATAGAAGCTGATGCTAGGAACAATGTGAAGGTGCACTGTCGTTGGTATTACCGCCCTGAGGAGTCCCTCGGTGGTAGGAGGCAGTTCCATGGAGCGAAAGAACTTTTCTTGTCCGACCATTTCGACGTTCAGAGCGGACACACCATCGAAGGGAAATGCATTGTTCACACCTTCAAGAACTACACCAGGCTCGAAAACGTTGGGGCTGAGGATTATTATTGTAGGTTTGAGTACAAGGCTGCCACTGGCGCCTTCACCCCTGATCGAGTTGCTGT GTACTGCAAGTGTGAAATGCCTTATAACCCAGATGATCTCATGGTTCAATGTGAAGGCTGCAAAGACTG GTACCATCCGGGGTGTGTTGGTATGACGATTGAAGAAGCAAAGAAGCTTGATCACTTTGTATGTGCTGAATGCAGTTCTGATGACGATGTCAAGAAGTCGCGGAACGGATTTGCTGAGTCTCCAGCTGATGATGTCAAG GTGGAAACAAAGCGCAGAAAAAGATAA
- the LOC108840107 gene encoding plant UBX domain-containing protein 3, whose protein sequence is MSSKDKQPSKPSGGRTSGIRTLSDLNRRSGPDSDSDSDGPQEYYTGGEKSGMLVQDPSKEPKHHDDVDDIFNQARQLGAVEGPLERPSSSSRSFTGTGRLLSGESVPTALQPPEPVIHSIVFWSNGFTVDDGPLRKLDDPENASFLDSIRKSECPKELEPADKRAPVHVNLMRRDEKCPEREKPTVAFQGVGRTLGGAAVSSSTPPSLSNPTDVAAAPSPSQSLVVVDETLPSTSIQLRLADGTRMVAKFNNHHTVNDIRAFIDFSRPGNPINYSLQVMGFPPKPLTDPFQTIDEAGLANSVVIQKF, encoded by the exons ATGTCTTCAAAGGACAAGCAACCGTCGAAGCCGTCTGGTGGTCGGACCAGTGGTATCCGTACACTTTCCGATCTGAACCGAAGATCAGGACCGGACTCCGACAGTGACTCCGATGGACCTCAAGAGTACTACACCGGCGGAGAGAAAAG TGGTATGCTAGTTCAGGATCCTTCGAAAGAACCGAAACACCACgatgatgttgatgatataTTCAACCAAGCAAGACAACTAGGAGCGGTGGAAGGACCTCTTGAGCGTCCTTCGAGTTCCAGCAGAAGCTTCACTGGAACCGGGAGATTGCTTTCAGGAGAAAGCGTGCCAACCGCTCTTCAACCTCCCGAGCCTGTGATTCACAGTATCGTTTTCTGGTCTAATGGTTTCACTGTTGATGATGGACCTTTGAGGAAGTTGGACGATCCAGAGAACGCCTCTTTTCTCGAC AGCATTCGAAAATCTGAATGTCCTAAAGAGCTTGAGCCTGCTGATAAAAGAGCTCCTGTACATGTTAATCTTATGAGAAGAGACGAGAAATGCCCC gaACGTGAGAAACCTACGGTTGCATTTCAAGGAGTGGGAAGGACACTAGGAGGCGCTGCTGTTAGCTCATCAACCCCTCCAAGCCTAAGCAACCCAACCGATGTAGCAGCGGCTCCATCACCGTCGCAGAGTCTTGTTGTAGTTGATGAAACTCTTCCATCCACATCTATCCAGCTTAGACTCGCTGACGGGACACGCATGGTGGCTAAGTTCAATAACCATCACACGGTCAACGACATTCGTGCTTTTATTGACTTTTCTCGACCAGGGAATCCAATCAACTACAGCCTTCAGGTCATGGGGTTCCCACCTAAGCCGCTTACTGATCCTTTTCAGACCATTGATGAAGCCGGTCTCGCAAACTCTGTAGTCATTCAGAAATTCtag
- the LOC108840112 gene encoding uncharacterized protein At4g22160 isoform X2 — MDESMRLRPRQTSSSDNNTTNDDVSSSKYGPDDPLSSDSKTESNWSSDSTTSTGLPAVMRILSDSLLRTELAEMEMIKARETARWEAEKRRMEMELELTRMALQTHLQATTSLLVEEQEISPSSRRKRKRSQVIEDESSTTSLALLGLLQLNLIFSNSLT, encoded by the exons ATGGATGAGTCGATGAGACTCCGACCGAGACAGACCTCATCCTCAGACAATAATACGACCAATGATGATGTATCGTCGAGTAAATATGGGCCTGATGACCCTCTGAGCTCCGACTCAAAGACCGAGTCAAACTGGAGTTCTGACTCCACAACCTCGACGGGACTGCCGGCGGTCATGCGAATCTTATCTGATTCTCTACTGAGGACGGAACTGGCGGAGATGGAGATGATCAAGGCTCGCGAGACAGCGAGGTGGGAAGCTGAGAAGAGGAGGATGGAAATGGAACTGGAGTTGACTCGAATGGCGCTTCAGACTCATTTACAGGCGACAACGTCTTTACTTGTCGAAGAACAGGAGATCTCTCCGTCGTCGCGGAGGAAAAGGAAGAGATCACAAGTTATAGAAGACGAGTCCTCCACCACAAG TTTAGCTTTATTGGGCTTACTCCAACTTAACCTGATCTTCTCGAACTCATTGACCTGA
- the LOC108840112 gene encoding uncharacterized protein At4g22160 isoform X1, giving the protein MDESMRLRPRQTSSSDNNTTNDDVSSSKYGPDDPLSSDSKTESNWSSDSTTSTGLPAVMRILSDSLLRTELAEMEMIKARETARWEAEKRRMEMELELTRMALQTHLQATTSLLVEEQEISPSSRRKRKRSQVIEDESSTTRENSLALLGLLQLNLIFSNSLT; this is encoded by the exons ATGGATGAGTCGATGAGACTCCGACCGAGACAGACCTCATCCTCAGACAATAATACGACCAATGATGATGTATCGTCGAGTAAATATGGGCCTGATGACCCTCTGAGCTCCGACTCAAAGACCGAGTCAAACTGGAGTTCTGACTCCACAACCTCGACGGGACTGCCGGCGGTCATGCGAATCTTATCTGATTCTCTACTGAGGACGGAACTGGCGGAGATGGAGATGATCAAGGCTCGCGAGACAGCGAGGTGGGAAGCTGAGAAGAGGAGGATGGAAATGGAACTGGAGTTGACTCGAATGGCGCTTCAGACTCATTTACAGGCGACAACGTCTTTACTTGTCGAAGAACAGGAGATCTCTCCGTCGTCGCGGAGGAAAAGGAAGAGATCACAAGTTATAGAAGACGAGTCCTCCACCACAAG GGAAAACAGTTTAGCTTTATTGGGCTTACTCCAACTTAACCTGATCTTCTCGAACTCATTGACCTGA
- the LOC108840110 gene encoding chromatin remodeling protein EBS has product MAKTRPGVPSKIKTGRKELDSYTIKGTNKVVRAGECVLMRPSDAGKPPYVARVEKIEADARNNVKVHCRWYYRPEESLGGRRQFHGAKELFLSDHFDVQSGHTIEGKCIVHTFKNYTRLENVGAEDYYCRFEYKAATGAFTPDRVAVYCKCEMPRGVIIFLARIVSKQRAKTNTRI; this is encoded by the exons ATGGCGAAAACTCGACCTGGTGTCCCCTCCAAAATCAAAACCGGAAGGAAGGAGCTTGACTCTTATACCATCAAAGGCACCAACAAAGTCGTCAGAG CTGGAGAGTGTGTGTTGATGCGCCCATCGGATGCTGGCAAGCCACCATACGTGGCGCGTGTCGAGAAGATAGAAGCTGATGCTAGGAACAATGTGAAGGTGCACTGTCGTTGGTATTACCGCCCTGAGGAGTCCCTCGGTGGTAGGAGGCAGTTCCATGGAGCGAAAGAACTTTTCTTGTCCGACCATTTCGACGTTCAGAGCGGACACACCATCGAAGGGAAATGCATTGTTCACACCTTCAAGAACTACACCAGGCTCGAAAACGTTGGGGCTGAGGATTATTACTGTAGGTTCGAGTACAAGGCTGCCACTGGCGCCTTCACCCCTGATCGAGTTGCTGT GTACTGCAAATGTGAAATGCCAAGGGGTGTTATTATCTTTTTGGCACGGATCGTTTCGAAGCAGAGAGCCAAGACGAACACACGGATTTAG
- the LOC108840109 gene encoding plant UBX domain-containing protein 3, with product MSSKDKQPSKPSGGRTSGIRTLSDLNRRSGPDSDSDSDGPQEYYTGGEKSGMLVQDPSKEPKHDDVDEIFNQARQLGAVEGPLERPPSSSRSFTGTGRLLSGESVPTALQPPEPVIHSIVFWSNGFTVDDGPLRKLDDPENESFLDSIRKSECPKELEPADKRAPVHVNLMRRDEICPEREKPTVAFQGVGRTLGGGASSSTPQSLSNPTDVAAAPSPSQSPVVVDETLPSTSIQLRLSDGTRMVAKFNNHHTVNDIRAFIDFSRPGNPINYSLQVMGFPPKPLTDPFQTIDEAGLANSVVIQKF from the exons atgtctTCAAAGGACAAGCAACCGTCGAAGCCGTCTGGTGGTCGGACCAGTGGTATCCGTACACTTTCCGATCTGAACCGAAGATCAGGACCGGACTCCGACAGTGATTCCGATGGTCCTCAAGAGTACTACACCGGCGGAGAGAAAAG TGGTATGCTTGTTCAGGATCCTTCGAAAGAACCAAAACACGACGATGTTGATGAGATATTCAACCAAGCAAGACAACTAGGAGCGGTGGAAGGACCTCTTGAGCGTCCTCCTAGTTCCAGCAGAAGCTTCACTGGAACCGGGAGATTGCTTTCAGGAGAAAGCGTGCCAACCGCTCTTCAACCTCCCGAGCCTGTGATTCACAGTATCGTTTTCTGGTCTAACGGTTTCACTGTTGATGATGGACCTTTGAGGAAGTTGGATGATCCAGAGAACGAGTCCTTTCTCGac AGCATTCGAAAGTCTGAATGTCCTAAAGAGCTTGAGCCTGCTGATAAAAGAGCTCCTGTACATGTTAATCTTATGAGAAGAGATGAGATATGCCCC gAACGTGAGAAACCTACGGTTGCATTTCAAGGAGTGGGAAGGACACTAGGAGGTGGGGCTAGCTCATCAACCCCTCAAAGCCTAAGCAACCCAACCGATGTAGCCGCGGCTCCATCCCCGTCACAGAGTCCTGTTGTAGTTGATGAAACTCTTCCATCCACGTCTATCCAGCTTAGACTCTCTGACGGGACACGCATGGTGGCTAAGTTCAATAACCATCACACGGTCAACGACATTCGTGCTTTTATTGACTTTTCTCGACCAGGGAATCCAATCAACTACAGCCTTCAGGTCATGGGGTTCCCACCTAAGCCGCTTACTGATCCTTTTCAGACCATTGATGAAGCCGGTCTCGCAAACTCTGTAGTCATTCAGAAATTCTAg
- the LOC108840111 gene encoding uncharacterized protein At4g22160 isoform X2: MDELVRLRPRQTSTSQNNTTDDYVSSGEDGPNDPLTSDSKTESNWSSDSATTSTGLSAVIRVMSDSLLRTELAEMEMIKARETARWEAEKRRMEMELELTRMALQTHLQATTSLLVEEQEISPSSRRKRKRSQVIEDESSTTSLALLGLLQLNLIFSNSLT, encoded by the exons ATGGATGAGTTGGTGAGACTCCGACCGAGACAAACCTCAACCTCACAGAACAATACGACCGATGATTATGTATCGTCGGGTGAAGATGGGCCTAATGACCCTCTAACCTCCGACTCAAAGACCGAATCAAACTGGAGTTCTGACTCCGCCACAACCTCGACGGGACTGTCGGCCGTCATACGAGTCATGTCAGATTCTCTTCTGAGAACGGAACTGGCGGAAATGGAGATGATCAAGGCTCGCGAGACAGCGAGGTGGGAAGCTGAGAAGAGAAGGATGGAAATGGAACTGGAGTTGACTCGAATGGCGCTTCAGACTCATTTACAGGCGACAACGTCTTTACTTGTCGAAGAACAGGAGATCTCTCCGTCGTCGCGGAGGAAAAGGAAGAGATCACAAGTTATAGAAGACGAGTCCTCCACCACAAG TTTAGCTTTATTGGGCTTACTCCAACTTAACCTGATCTTCTCGAACTCATTGACCTGA
- the LOC108840111 gene encoding uncharacterized protein At4g22160 isoform X1, translated as MDELVRLRPRQTSTSQNNTTDDYVSSGEDGPNDPLTSDSKTESNWSSDSATTSTGLSAVIRVMSDSLLRTELAEMEMIKARETARWEAEKRRMEMELELTRMALQTHLQATTSLLVEEQEISPSSRRKRKRSQVIEDESSTTRENSLALLGLLQLNLIFSNSLT; from the exons ATGGATGAGTTGGTGAGACTCCGACCGAGACAAACCTCAACCTCACAGAACAATACGACCGATGATTATGTATCGTCGGGTGAAGATGGGCCTAATGACCCTCTAACCTCCGACTCAAAGACCGAATCAAACTGGAGTTCTGACTCCGCCACAACCTCGACGGGACTGTCGGCCGTCATACGAGTCATGTCAGATTCTCTTCTGAGAACGGAACTGGCGGAAATGGAGATGATCAAGGCTCGCGAGACAGCGAGGTGGGAAGCTGAGAAGAGAAGGATGGAAATGGAACTGGAGTTGACTCGAATGGCGCTTCAGACTCATTTACAGGCGACAACGTCTTTACTTGTCGAAGAACAGGAGATCTCTCCGTCGTCGCGGAGGAAAAGGAAGAGATCACAAGTTATAGAAGACGAGTCCTCCACCACAAG GGAAAACAGTTTAGCTTTATTGGGCTTACTCCAACTTAACCTGATCTTCTCGAACTCATTGACCTGA
- the LOC108839457 gene encoding putative F-box protein At4g22170, translating to MGMEEKQKPNFHDHLIGKDTPLSWSDLPQDLLNSIFERLTFANFQRAKAVCSSWLASSRQCVPKKQNHWLILFPEDNENNYQCTLFNPEERDKLHRTKDLGLEFAKSFCIATYGSWLLMQYPRCSLYVLNLFTHERINLPSVESQLGTAKVERTLDGDGNVEFRTTGPDGKVYRGTSIRNPVFWIDERTNDYVVVWGLRDLCVVYSKKGDTAWTQLPKTSGCVDVVYKESKLYFLSLSGCFFIFDLSGETPQQIFQCGVIVERLRLGLVVPTKLVVTVTGEVFKAEKWWRSRSKTWTFRVIKICSPGFLRNHQLVGSLGDESMLLEQGVTVLSNEGFIRDCIYFSDIRENTYSIFLFNLKTKKTEPLHNFDRSLAQFSRARWFLPQT from the coding sequence ATGGGGATGGAGGAGAAGCAGAAACCTAATTTTCATGACCATCTCATAGGAAAAGACACGCCCCTCTCATGGTCAgatcttcctcaagatctcTTGAATTCTATCTTCGAACGTCTCACCTTTGCTAATTTCCAACGAGCCAAAGCCGTATGTTCTTCTTGGCTCGCCTCCTCGAGACAATGCGTGCccaaaaaacaaaaccattGGTTGATTCTCTTCCCCGAAGACAACGAAAACAATTACCAATGCACGTTGTTCAATCCAGAGGAACGAGACAAACTTCACAGAACGAAAGATCTTGGTCTCGAGTTTGCAAAGAGTTTTTGTATAGCAACCTATGGAAGCTGGCTCTTGATGCAATACCCTCGATGTAGTCTCTACGTTTTGAATCTCTTTACCCACGAGAGAATCAATCTACCTTCCGTGGAGTCGCAGCTTGGAACGGCAAAGGTGGAGCGAACCCTAGATGGAGATGGCAATGTTGAGTTTCGCACTACAGGTCCCGACGGAAAGGTGTATAGAGGTACTAGTATACGAAACCCTGTGTTTTGGATCGATGAAAGAACCAACGATTATGTTGTCGTATGGGGACTTCGAGACTTGTGTGTTGTTTATTCAAAGAAGGGAGATACGGCCTGGACTCAACTTCCCAAAACCTCAGGCTGCGTTGACGTGGTTTACAAGGAATCCAAGCTTTACTTCTTGAGCTTGTCCGGTTGTTTCTTTATCTTCGATTTGTCTGGAGAGACTCCGCAACAAATCTTTCAGTGTGGTGTTATCGTGGAAAGACTACGCTTAGGTCTTGTTGTTCCGACAAAACTTGTAGTCACCGTGACGGGAGAAGTCTTCAAGGCTGAAAAATGGTGGAGGTCGAGGTCTAAAACCTGGACCTTTCGTGTTATCAAGATTTGTTCACCAGGATTCCTGAGGAATCACCAACTGGTTGGTTCTTTGGGCGACGAGTCAATGCTTTTGGAACAAGGCGTCACTGTGCTCAGCAATGAAGGATTCATCAGAGACTGCATCTATTTCAGTGATATAAGAGAGAACACTTATtctatctttctttttaatctCAAGACAAAGAAGACAGAGCCGCTTCACAACTTTGATCGTTCCCTAGCTCAATTCTCTAGAGCTCGTTGGTTCTTACCACAAACATGA